One Coccinella septempunctata chromosome 1, icCocSept1.1, whole genome shotgun sequence DNA window includes the following coding sequences:
- the LOC123312104 gene encoding DNA replication factor Cdt1: MAQPSVAAYFTTRKRVAIDELKTNRARKVLIVDEGEGRLSAKRSVENEGSENKKIEIKEHSEESSEVEKVVPNKIVTKTERTQMTRKKSASRRRPSATVKGQQDIHTFVNLVPVSEEISGQTGSDINHVTPPSSPMKIRNGMDKVHEKPKDASLNSMKLKLGRSSRLAELKASLSRFGDLQNKLKEVEKVTSKISVNPPQSPKLQNFKAIELEVQLSPQKIVSPQKLYLSPKKDLTARKNLLNLLSPTKNTVAYSKSPSKTIEDETSKPALTLPFKYRYVAEMFRAIDTVSQLLYNRKETITLSKLKPAVENMTKRNLSNRCLAQIKKIYPEAFKYHQEKLRVFGSGKREEKWELVITPLIGGADHINSDTLLARRRVLFSILLDKVKDYHHEFLMSLEPPMVIPKNQVKRWHPEFDIERVPDIEEDNLPEPPVEMKMTSGQDVLEKAREMFGCNARMEQALERLKAKKEEKATETIPDNTPPPSILKGIPKSLLEKVRQRQAAKALISMTRSVDKEQELKIYSRLPELARLTKNLFVSEKKSVLKMDDVVEKLGNCYRISLTKTEMEEHIKLLVKELPEWLVLHQSLSKVWFLKQLNRDADVNLMRNKLEMILKAKSDQCSA, encoded by the exons ATGGCTCAGCCGTCAGTAGCAGCCTATTTCACTACGAGAAAACGCGTGGCGATTGATGAACTCAAAACTAATAGGGCTAGGAAAGTCTTGATAGTGGATGAAGGGGAAGGAAGGTTGTCTGCAAAAAGAAGTGTTGAGAATGAAGGAtccgaaaacaaaaaaattgaaattaaagaGCATTCAGAAGAATCCAGTGAGGTTGAAAAAGTAGTGCCCAACAAAATCGTTACCAAAACTGAGAGAACCCAAATGACTAGAAAAAAAAGTGCATCAAGACGAAGACCAAGTGCAACAGTTAAAGGTCAACAAGATATACATACTTTTGTAAATTTAGTACCTGTAAGTGAGGAAATTTCTGGGCAGACAGGTTCAGATATCAACCATGTGACTCCACCCTCGTCTCCTATGAAAATACGAAATGGAATGGATAAAGTGCATGAAAAGCCTAAAGATGCTTCCTTGAACTCAATGAAGCTGAAGTTAGGTAGGAGTTCTAGATTAGCTGAATTGAAAGCATCATTATCTAGATTTGGTGATCTTCAAAACAAACTGAAGGAAGTGGAGAAGGTTACATCGAAAATTTCTGTTAATCCCCCACAAAGTCCTAAACTTCAGAACTTCAAAGCCATTGAACTAGAAGTTCAGCTAAG tcccCAGAAAATCGTGTCTCCTCAAAAATTGTATCTTAGCCCAAAGAAAGATTTGACTGCTAGGAAGAACCTTCTTAATCTACTGAGTCCTACTAAGAACACAGTTGCTTATAGCAAGAGTCCTTCTAAAACTATTGAAGATGAAACTTCTAAGCCAGCCCTGACACTTCCATTCAAGTATCGTTATGTGGCAGAAATGTTTAGAGCTATTGACACAGTCAGTCAACTTTTGTATAACAGGAAAGAAACTATAACATTGTCAAAATTAAAACCTGCAGTTGAGAATATGACTAAGAGAAATCTTTCAAATCGTTGTTTGGCTCAGATCAAGAAAATTTATCCTGAAGCATTCAAGTATCATCAGGAGAAATTGAGGGTATTTGGGAGTGGTAAACGAGAGGAAAAATGGGAATTGGTGATAACACCTCTGATTGGAGGTGCTGATCACATAAATTCTGACACTTTATTGGCTAGGCGAAGAGTTTTATTCAGTATTTTACTGGATAAAGTTAAAGACTATCACCATGAATTCCTCATGTCTCTAGAGCCTCCGATGGTAATTCCTAAGAATCAGGTTAAGAGATGGCATCCTGAATTCGATATTGAAAGAGTTCCTGATATCGAGGAGGATAATTTACCAGAACCACCAGTGGAAATGAAGATGACCTCAGGACAAGATGTATTGGAGAAAGCTCGAGAAATGTTCGGCTGTAACGCTAGAATGGAACAAGCCCTTGAGAGATTGAAAGCTAAGAAGGAAGAGAAGGCTACAGAAACAATCCCAGACAACACTCCTCCTCCTTCAATTTTGAAAGGCATTCCTAAATCCTTATTGGAAAAAGTGCGGCAACGTCAAGCCGCGAAAGCGTTGATCTCCATGACTAGATCAGTGGACAAGGAGCAAGaactgaaaatttattcaagACTGCCAGAACTCGCGAGACTAACAAAAAATCTTTTCGTTTCGGAAAAGAAGAGTGTTTTGAAAATGGACGATGTTGTTGAAAAGTTGGGCAATTGTTATAGAATAAGCTTGACGAAAACAGAGATGGAAGAACACATCAAACTGTTGGTTAAAGAATTACCTGAGTGGTTGGTTCTTCATCAGTCCCTTAGTAAAGTGTGGTTTTTGAAACAGTTGAACAGAGATGCTGATGTGAACCTTATGAGGAATAAATTGGAAATGATTCTGAAGGCAAAAAGTGATCAGTGCAGTGCTTAG
- the LOC123312113 gene encoding cleft lip and palate transmembrane protein 1-like protein isoform X1: MKPSITSVISALFLLFISHSVWNLLSIFQVPSCDQSDICYKSYLNSNPNLDLFLFISDNSRSGIYTQVLHVEKFNYHDKFEKKISISLSDSVRKNGSITIHSVLVPSKNKFRNKNLNSLLSLPDSTYVKSKLTKYAVPVSSTFNLLSEENVIKKSLKPVTHIRSKFALVMCPIELNIPQNNIPIELIKQMRLKSNNQFLPILQRDIMQMRLQDLVEVNHEMDKLNISFLYTPVSYGKLRFILQIDSSLNQFLNLGFSEKDLDEVKNIFADTNLYLLCITVFIGGVHLLFDFLSFRNEVSFWKNQSSMAGLSSRTVLWRAFSQTIIFLYLLNEKTSLLVLVPSGIATVIEFWKVSKALKTTISWRYGFKFDRNYVETSEEKKTREYDEECMKYLSYLLYPLCIGAAVYSLIYQPHKSWYSWTLNSLVNGVYAFGFLFMLPQLFINYRLKSVAALPWRAFTYRAFNTFIDDIFAFIITMPTAHRLACFRDDVVFLIYLYQRWLYPVDKSRKDDMALGEAEDDDSKKKTQ; this comes from the exons ATGAAACCCTCGATAACATCAGTAATTTCTGCCCTTTTCCTCTTATTTATATCTCATTCTGTATGGAACCTGTTGAGTATATTTCAGGTACCTTCATGTGATCAGTCTGATATTTGCTATAAATCTTATCTAAATTCAAACCCTAATTtggatttatttttattcatatcCGATAATTCAAGAAGTGGGATTTACACTCAAGTATTGcatgttgaaaaattcaattaccATGATAAATTTGAAAA aaaaatatcaatTAGTTTGTCTGATTCAGTAAGGAAGAATGGAAGTATAACTATTCACTCTGTATTAGTTCCTTCTAAAAATAAGTTCAGAAATAAGAATCTCAATAGCCTCTTGAGCTTACCAGATTCCACTTATGTTAAGAGTAAATTAACGAAATATGCGGTGCCAGTAAGTTCTACCTTCAACTTATTGAGTGAGGAAAATGTGATAAAAAAATCTCTTAAACCTGTGACTCACATCCGATCCAAATTTGCTCTCGTCATGTGTCCTATCGAATTGAACATTCCCCAAAACAACATTCCTATAGAACTAATCAAACAAATGAGATTGAAATCCAACAACCAGTTTTTACCAATACTCCAAAGGGATATAATGCAAATGAGACTGCAGGACTTAGTTGAAGTTAATCATGAAATGGATAAACTTAATATTTCTTTCTTGTACACTCCTGTCTCATATGGAAAATTGAGGTTTATTCTTCAGATTGATTCTTCGTTAAATCAATTCTTGAATTTGGGATTTAGCGAAAAAGATTTAGATGAAGTGAAGAACATTTTTGCGGATACTAATTTATATCTTCTGTGCATCACTGTCTTTATAGGAGGAGTTCAT ttgcTTTTCGACTTCctttcattcagaaatgaagtGAGTTTTTGGAAGAATCAGAGCAGTATGGCTGGATTATCCTCAAGAACGGTTCTTTGGAGGGCATTTTCACAAACTATTATATTTCTATACCTTCTGAATGAGAAAACTTCTTTATTAGTTCTAGTTCCTAGTGGTATTGCCACAGTTATTGAA TTTTGGAAAGTATCGAAAGCACTCAAAACAACTATATCTTGGAGGTATGGTTTTAAATTTGACAGAAACTATGTAGAAACTTCGGAGGAGAAGAAAACCAGGGAGTATGATGAGGAGTGCATGAAGTACCTGAGCTATTTATTATATCCTTTATGCATAGGTGCGGCAGTTTATTCGCTTATCTATCAACCTCATAAAAG TTGGTACTCGTGGACACTCAATAGTTTAGTGAATGGTGTTTACGCCTTTGGGTTCCTCTTCATGTTACCTCAGCTATTTATAAACTATAGATTGAAATCTGTGGCCGCTCTTCCTTGGAGAGCTTTCACTTATCGTGCATTTAACACTTTCATAGATGATATATTTGCCTTCATCATAACAATGCCTACAGCACACAGATTGGCTTGTTTCAGGGACGATGtagtatttttaatttatttatatcaAAGATG GTTATATCCAGTGGACAAGAGTAGAAAAGATGATATGGCTCTGGGAGAAGCTGAAGATGATGATTCTAAGAAGAAAACACAATAG
- the LOC123312113 gene encoding cleft lip and palate transmembrane protein 1-like protein isoform X2 yields MKPSITSVISALFLLFISHSVWNLLSIFQVPSCDQSDICYKSYLNSNPNLDLFLFISDNSRSGIYTQVLHVEKFNYHDKFEKKISISLSDSVRKNGSITIHSVLVPSKNKFRNKNLNSLLSLPDSTYVKSKLTKYAVPVSSTFNLLSEENVIKKSLKPVTHIRSKFALVMCPIELNIPQNNIPIELIKQMRLKSNNQFLPILQRDIMQMRLQDLVEVNHEMDKLNISFLYTPVSYGKLRFILQIDSSLNQFLNLGFSEKDLDEVKNIFADTNLYLLCITVFIGGVHLLFDFLSFRNEVSFWKNQSSMAGLSSRTVLWRAFSQTIIFLYLLNEKTSLLVLVPSGIATVIEFWKVSKALKTTISWRYGFKFDRNYVETSEEKKTREYDEECMKYLSYLLYPLCIGAAVYSLIYQPHKSWYSWTLNSLVNGVYAFGFLFMLPQLFINYRLKSVAALPWRAFTYRAFNTFIDDIFAFIITMPTAHRLACFRDDVVFLIYLYQRWLYPVDKSRKDDMALGEAEDDDSKKKTQ; encoded by the exons ATGAAACCCTCGATAACATCAGTAATTTCTGCCCTTTTCCTCTTATTTATATCTCATTCTGTATGGAACCTGTTGAGTATATTTCAGGTACCTTCATGTGATCAGTCTGATATTTGCTATAAATCTTATCTAAATTCAAACCCTAATTtggatttatttttattcatatcCGATAATTCAAGAAGTGGGATTTACACTCAAGTATTGcatgttgaaaaattcaattaccATGATAAATTTGAAAA aaaaatatcaatTAGTTTGTCTGATTCAGTAAGGAAGAATGGAAGTATAACTATTCACTCTGTATTAGTTCCTTCTAAAAATAAGTTCAGAAATAAGAATCTCAATAGCCTCTTGAGCTTACCAGATTCCACTTATGTTAAGAGTAAATTAACGAAATATGCGGTGCCAGTAAGTTCTACCTTCAACTTATTGAGTGAGGAAAATGTGATAAAAAAATCTCTTAAACCTGTGACTCACATCCGATCCAAATTTGCTCTCGTCATGTGTCCTATCGAATTGAACATTCCCCAAAACAACATTCCTATAGAACTAATCAAACAAATGAGATTGAAATCCAACAACCAGTTTTTACCAATACTCCAAAGGGATATAATGCAAATGAGACTGCAGGACTTAGTTGAAGTTAATCATGAAATGGATAAACTTAATATTTCTTTCTTGTACACTCCTGTCTCATATGGAAAATTGAGGTTTATTCTTCAGATTGATTCTTCGTTAAATCAATTCTTGAATTTGGGATTTAGCGAAAAAGATTTAGATGAAGTGAAGAACATTTTTGCGGATACTAATTTATATCTTCTGTGCATCACTGTCTTTATAGGAGGAGTTCAT ttgcTTTTCGACTTCctttcattcagaaatgaagtGAGTTTTTGGAAGAATCAGAGCAGTATGGCTGGATTATCCTCAAGAACGGTTCTTTGGAGGGCATTTTCACAAACTATTATATTTCTATACCTTCTGAATGAGAAAACTTCTTTATTAGTTCTAGTTCCTAGTGGTATTGCCACAGTTATTGAA TTTTGGAAAGTATCGAAAGCACTCAAAACAACTATATCTTGGAGGTATGGTTTTAAATTTGACAGAAACTATGTAGAAACTTCGGAGGAGAAGAAAACCAGGGAGTATGATGAGGAGTGCATGAAGTACCTGAGCTATTTATTATATCCTTTATGCATAGGTGCGGCAGTTTATTCGCTTATCTATCAACCTCATAAAAG TTGGTACTCGTGGACACTCAATAGTTTAGTGAATGGTGTTTACGCCTTTGGGTTCCTCTTCATGTTACCTCAGCTATTTATAAACTATAGATTGAAATCTGTGGCCGCTCTTCCTTGGAGAGCTTTCACTTATCGTGCATTTAACACTTTCATAGATGATATATTTGCCTTCATCATAACAATGCCTACAGCACACAGATTGGCTTGTTTCAGGGACGATGtagtatttttaatttatttatatcaAAGATG GTTATATCCAGTGGACAAGAGTAGAAAAGATGATATGGCTCTGGGAGAAGCTGAAGATGATGATTCTAAGAAGAAAACACAATA a
- the LOC123306430 gene encoding putative histone-lysine N-methyltransferase 1 translates to MNSNVENEMIDKDIAVENVIRRLRQKKNIEVKKVKDVDSKLKRISLMVEKRVKSEMKDLDGTKPTVASLNNDDLKSIDRDQNIQPGNSIKPRNFLEIEDDEIEDYLEIDQNVVEDLEALIPEEEIVSISNSLIQPEEPLPVELEDKTDIETKPDNTAISKEPLSEPIPVSESVECKDVLQQNESQELELKIKKDDDVEGKSEIQQNDDLVLIDSPKDDGVEQKNEGSDEGITINNNDFGTVTNNKITSTSLNSNSETIKKIQETLENTKKQKTLYNTKKTDDKTQKMSNNKKSKQNLSGNSRKITDFFNPDSVKTESESIQQTEEIKAADNSQLEPNSKGQNCSSEIIHLEEEVIPIRTRTLRSSSKVSQVSKTKEPQEEISTTSTVSLKTQRTNNSSVVDGESKKDTFVSHKIESSIKIADDSALCEEEAKNELTTPECLNTGLKRTNESKPEISKSKRKKQSKKINKKNNSKTVQIHSQSEGANDNPEDKGLQVIKKDSPTNSDSKVLSKQQQEETVNETKDNHSETETMKKSDVAKLEIYDFDDKSNEEIETLKKPIKNRKPQKNQTERRNIADVFSNKKSRLGKEIMGQDQHLPLNTSGENVELENVNNNGVNTSPNIIGSSLQSEVESPTESQEDFKPENKDNISLDFVATTPSENLSKGNAGSMEVTEEFSVNWKPSYGPYKRVDRCNVCLLAFKSYKKLRAHKKVHEVENPYKCNKCGDSFEDVEKLAAHLRIHKGYELFFYLIITSY, encoded by the exons atgaattcaaatgttgaaaatgaaatgataGATAAAGATATAGCTGTGGAGAATGTTATTAGACGGttgagacaaaaaaaaaacatagaagtCAAGAAAGTAAAAGATGTCGATTCCAAATTGAAGCGCATCTCCCTCATGGTTGAGAAAAGAGTTAAATCCGAAATGAAAGACTTAGATGGAACCAAACCTACTGTTGCAAGCCTTAATAATGATGACCTAAAATCTATTGATCGTGACCAAAATATTCAACCAGGTAATTCCATAAAACCAAGAAACTTTCTTGAAATTGAAGATGACGAGATTGAAGATTATTTAGAAATTGATCAAAATGTAGTGGAAGATTTAGAGGCCTTAATTCCTGAAGAAGAAATTGTTTCCATCAGTAATTCACTAATTCAACCAGAAGAACCATTACCGGTTGAGTTGGAGGATAAAACAGATATAGAAACCAAGCCTGATAATACTGCGATTTCAAAGGAGCCCTTATCAGAACCGATCCCAGTCTCTGAATCTGTCGAGTGTAAGGATGTACTTCAACAAAATGAATCCCAAGAATTggaattgaaaatcaaaaaagatgatgatGTTGAAGgcaaatctgaaattcaacaaaatgaTGATTTAGTTTTGATCGACTCCCCTAAAGACGACGGAGTTGAGCAGAAGAATGAAGGTTCAGATGAAGGGATCACAATAAACAATAACGACTTTGGTACTGtaacaaataacaaaattacTTCTACTTCCCTTAACTCCAACTCagaaactataaaaaaaattcaggaaacaCTTGAGAAtactaaaaaacagaaaactttgTATAATACTAAGAAAACTGATGACAAAACTCAAAAAATGtcaaataataagaaatcaaaACAAAACCTATCTGGAAATTCCAGAAAAATAACTGATTTTTTCAATCCTGATTCTGTTAAAACAGAAAGTGAATCCATTCAGCAAACTGAAGAAATCAAAGCAGCTGATAATTCTCAATTGGAACCAAATTCCAAAGGTCAAAATTGTTCCTCTGAAATAATCCATTTGGAAGAAGAAGTGATCCCGATAAGAACCAGAACCCTTCGCAGTAGTTCCAAAGTGTCTCAAGTATCTAAAACAAAGGAACCGCAAGAAGAAATTTCAACAACTTCGACTGTTTCATTGAAAACTCAAAGAACTAATAATTCATCGGTAGTTGATGGGGAATCAAAAAAAGATACCTTTGTTTCACACAAGATAGAATCATCTATTAAAATTGCAGATGATTCTGCATTGTGCGAAGAAGAGGCTAAAAATGAATTAACTACACCTGAATGTCTAAATACTGGTTTGAAAAGAACCAATGAATCAAAACCTGAAATTTCAAAGTCTAAACGTAAAAAACAGTCAAAgaagataaataaaaaaaacaactcAAAAACGGTTCAAATTCACAGTCAATCTGAAGGAGCTAATGATAATCCAGAAGATAAAGGTCTACAGGTGATAAAAAAAGATTCCCCGACAAATTCTGACTCAAAAGTCCTATCAAAACAACAACAAGAAGAAACTGTGAATGAAACCAAGGATA ATCATTCTGAAACTGAAACTATGAAAAAGAGTGATGTAGCGAAGTTAGAGATATATGATTTCGATGATAAATCTAATGAGGAAATAGAAACCctgaagaaacctataaaaaacagaaaaccacaaaaaaatcaAACTGAACGGAGGAACATAGCAGATGTATTTTCTAATAAAAAATCAAGATTGGGCAAAGAAATTATGGGCCAAGATCAGCATTTACCCCTAAATACATCAGGGGAAAATGTTGAACTAGAAAATGTTAATAACAATGGAGTCAACACTTCACCAAATATTATTGGAAGTTCTTTACAATCGGAAGTTGAATCTCCAACCGAGTCACAAGAAGATTTCAAGCCTGAAAATAAAGACAATATCAGTTTGGATTTTGTTGCTACAACTCCTAGTGAAAATTTATCGAAAGGGAATGCTGGAAGTATGGAAGTAACTGAGGAATTTAGCGTTAATTGGAAACCATCATATGGACCATACAAGAGGGTCGACAGATGCAATGTCTGCCTATTGGCCTTTAAAAGTTATAAAAAACTTCGAGCTCACAAGAAGGTCCATGAGGTGGAAAATCCCTACAAATGTAATAAGTGTGGCGATTCCTTTGAGGACGTAGAAAAGTTAGCTGCTCATCTGAGAATACATAAAG GATATGAGTTATTCTTTTATCTTATCATCACGTCTTATTGA